A single window of Chitinophagales bacterium DNA harbors:
- a CDS encoding terminase has translation MEGAKKYIEDVTCGRAVVCKYVLQAVERHLRDLERSAEEDFPFYFDEEQANRYLAFIRAIKHSKGRAAGKPFQLQPWQEFIFACVYGWRKKTDGSRRFQRAYIEVARKNGKTEMMAAAALCALLMDKEKGAEVYTAATKRDQAQILFRAAQSMARQLRSSSKALSKLLSVNRTVITFADSRFEPLGADADTMDGLFVHCAVVDEYHAHKSDEVLKVLETAVGDRLQPLIWIITTAGFNRHGPCFALREVVLNVLSGNYTDESLFGIVYTLDEGDEWGDERVWVKANPNLGITPTWDNLRNAYVRAKNEGASAEVQFRTKHLNEWVSVSRRWIPAEVWDSCRVAYSEEELRGRPCYGGLDLSSVRDMSAFVLFFPARHEEEKHRILVWAFCPEERVRVRADAVFGYGEWVRSGELIATEGNVIDYEYIKGVVLQAAERYDIKCIAYDRYNANQLVMSLEEEGLRMVSWGRGFVSMSTPTKELEKMVFGGELEHNTGGLVAWHLSNVELMHDPAGNVKPVKRTDDGKIDSVVALVMAIGVWMAKEKKEPERRSIYELD, from the coding sequence ATGGAAGGTGCAAAAAAGTATATTGAGGATGTTACTTGCGGCCGGGCGGTGGTGTGTAAATATGTGCTGCAAGCTGTTGAGCGGCATTTGCGTGATCTTGAGCGCTCTGCTGAGGAGGATTTCCCTTTTTACTTTGATGAGGAGCAAGCGAATAGGTATCTTGCATTTATTCGGGCGATAAAGCACAGCAAGGGGCGTGCAGCGGGTAAGCCTTTTCAGCTGCAGCCCTGGCAGGAGTTCATTTTTGCGTGCGTCTATGGTTGGCGCAAGAAGACGGATGGCTCGAGGAGGTTTCAGCGTGCTTATATTGAGGTGGCGAGAAAGAACGGCAAGACGGAGATGATGGCAGCTGCGGCCTTGTGTGCACTGTTGATGGATAAGGAGAAGGGCGCAGAGGTTTACACGGCAGCGACGAAGAGGGATCAGGCGCAGATATTATTTCGTGCGGCTCAGTCGATGGCAAGGCAGTTGCGTAGCTCGAGCAAGGCGCTGAGCAAGTTGTTAAGCGTTAATCGCACTGTCATAACCTTTGCAGATAGCAGGTTTGAGCCCCTCGGTGCTGATGCCGACACGATGGACGGGCTTTTTGTACATTGTGCGGTAGTGGATGAGTATCATGCGCACAAGAGTGATGAGGTGCTGAAGGTGCTCGAGACTGCTGTGGGTGATAGGCTGCAGCCCTTGATTTGGATTATCACGACGGCAGGTTTCAACAGGCACGGGCCTTGCTTTGCGCTGCGTGAGGTTGTGCTCAATGTGTTGTCAGGCAATTACACTGATGAGAGCCTTTTTGGTATTGTGTACACGCTTGACGAGGGCGACGAATGGGGCGATGAGCGGGTATGGGTGAAGGCAAATCCGAATCTCGGCATAACGCCTACCTGGGATAACTTGCGCAACGCATACGTGAGGGCAAAGAATGAGGGGGCGAGCGCAGAGGTACAGTTTAGGACTAAGCATTTGAACGAGTGGGTAAGCGTCTCGAGGCGCTGGATACCTGCTGAGGTGTGGGATAGTTGCCGAGTGGCATATAGTGAGGAGGAGCTGCGAGGGCGACCTTGTTATGGAGGCCTCGACCTCTCGTCGGTGCGAGATATGAGTGCATTTGTGCTGTTTTTCCCTGCAAGGCACGAGGAGGAGAAGCATAGAATACTGGTGTGGGCGTTTTGCCCTGAGGAGCGTGTGCGTGTGCGGGCGGATGCTGTTTTTGGATATGGGGAGTGGGTGCGGAGTGGCGAACTTATTGCGACGGAGGGCAACGTGATTGATTATGAGTATATTAAGGGAGTGGTATTGCAGGCGGCGGAGCGGTATGATATAAAGTGCATAGCTTATGATAGGTACAATGCAAACCAGCTGGTGATGTCGCTTGAGGAGGAGGGTTTGCGGATGGTTTCTTGGGGGCGTGGGTTTGTGAGCATGAGCACGCCTACTAAGGAGTTGGAGAAAATGGTTTTTGGTGGCGAGTTGGAGCACAACACTGGAGGGTTGGTGGCCTGGCACTTGTCTAATGTTGAACTTATGCACGACCCGGCTGGCAACGTGAAGCCTGTTAAGCGTACAGATGACGGGAAGATAGATAGTGTCGTGGCGCTGGTCATGGCTATAGGTGTTTGGATGGCTAAGGAGAAGAAAGAGCCAGAGCGGAGGAGCATTTACGAGTTGGATTAA
- a CDS encoding DNA primase/helicase, whose protein sequence is MKPYWMLFRELGINAPARYKGQAKVTCPHCQQRKPGTRDRDLSVNFETGAYKCHSAKCNFQGYVRQPAEKGYSRPEFKNLTEAPDWVVKYLTSRGILQEAIKEKHVSASPYGKAIRFNYFRAGELINYKDRIQLEGGKKTFRQHPGAEKILYNLDSLQGRKKAIITEGEIDALSFISAGAERRGFAVLSVDQGAPAPGAQAGGKLECLRNCAQELDAVEAFYLCCDNDEPGRALFEELVRRLGAHRCYEVQLPEWAKDANDVLSRKELSLELRYESLLLALEQAKPVDMPGIVELNADILEDIFEIYEKGIKKGQTTGFAILDEHFTFLPGDLTIVTGIPGHGKSQFLRHIMLNKAVGAGWRWACYVPEDWPADYWFADLAITYTGKPLHGEGRMSEQELLQALEFISEHFIAIYPEQDKEGNIELPTNEWLNNAIRFAKLKYGVNAYVKDPWNRIYHEFGEREDRYLAEQLSKENIFAKEFDAAIIVAHPTKMSNITTPHAYNISGGAMWYNMADNIISIFRDIESGENATNVAVLKVRKQRQVGKPGTVKFYFDERSLRYCEDREMTKQGHVALAGVLELASLNGHSEHVPF, encoded by the coding sequence ATGAAACCGTACTGGATGCTATTTCGTGAACTCGGCATCAATGCCCCAGCCCGCTACAAAGGGCAGGCAAAGGTTACTTGCCCGCACTGTCAGCAGCGCAAGCCGGGCACAAGAGACAGAGACCTGAGCGTAAATTTTGAGACTGGCGCCTACAAATGCCACTCTGCAAAATGCAACTTTCAAGGTTATGTCCGACAGCCGGCAGAAAAAGGGTATAGCCGCCCGGAGTTCAAGAACCTGACAGAGGCGCCCGATTGGGTCGTTAAGTACCTAACATCCAGGGGCATTTTACAGGAGGCAATAAAGGAAAAGCACGTGAGCGCAAGCCCGTACGGAAAAGCGATAAGGTTTAACTATTTCAGAGCTGGCGAACTGATAAACTACAAGGACAGAATACAGCTCGAGGGCGGCAAAAAAACCTTTCGCCAACACCCCGGTGCTGAGAAAATTCTCTACAACCTCGACAGCCTCCAGGGGCGCAAGAAGGCAATTATCACAGAGGGCGAAATAGACGCCCTGTCTTTTATCTCAGCCGGCGCAGAGCGCAGGGGTTTTGCAGTGCTGAGCGTCGACCAGGGCGCACCCGCCCCCGGGGCCCAGGCAGGCGGCAAACTCGAGTGCCTGCGCAATTGTGCGCAAGAGCTCGATGCAGTTGAGGCCTTTTACCTGTGCTGCGACAATGATGAACCAGGGCGGGCACTTTTTGAGGAACTCGTGCGCCGCCTTGGCGCTCATAGATGCTATGAGGTGCAGCTGCCGGAGTGGGCAAAGGATGCAAATGATGTTCTGTCTCGCAAAGAGCTCTCGCTTGAACTACGCTATGAGTCGCTGCTCCTTGCCCTTGAGCAGGCAAAGCCGGTCGACATGCCGGGCATCGTAGAATTGAATGCCGATATTCTCGAAGATATTTTTGAAATATACGAAAAGGGAATAAAAAAAGGGCAAACAACAGGTTTTGCAATATTGGATGAACACTTTACATTCTTGCCTGGCGATCTGACAATTGTCACAGGTATTCCAGGCCATGGCAAATCTCAATTCCTGCGGCATATTATGCTAAATAAAGCAGTAGGCGCAGGTTGGCGATGGGCCTGCTACGTACCTGAGGACTGGCCAGCTGACTATTGGTTCGCCGACCTTGCTATCACCTACACCGGCAAGCCCTTACATGGCGAGGGCAGGATGAGCGAGCAGGAACTTTTGCAGGCACTCGAATTTATATCTGAGCATTTTATCGCAATATACCCGGAGCAGGATAAAGAGGGAAATATTGAACTGCCGACAAACGAATGGCTAAATAATGCAATAAGGTTTGCAAAATTGAAATATGGCGTTAATGCATACGTAAAAGACCCCTGGAATAGAATATACCACGAATTTGGCGAGAGAGAAGACAGATATCTTGCAGAGCAATTGAGCAAAGAGAATATTTTCGCAAAGGAATTTGATGCGGCAATAATAGTTGCACACCCGACAAAAATGAGCAATATAACAACGCCTCACGCATACAATATTTCCGGCGGCGCAATGTGGTACAATATGGCAGATAATATTATATCAATTTTCCGTGATATTGAAAGCGGCGAAAATGCTACAAATGTGGCTGTTCTAAAGGTGCGCAAGCAAAGGCAGGTAGGCAAACCCGGAACTGTTAAATTTTATTTCGATGAACGTTCTTTGAGATATTGTGAAGATAGAGAAATGACTAAACAAGGTCACGTTGCGCTGGCAGGAGTGCTTGAGCTTGCGTCATTAAATGGTCACTCAGAGCATGTGCCTTTTTGA